The nucleotide sequence CTTCTCTATTCTGCGGCTGCGTATTATGTTTAAAACATACAGTATTTATACCTTAACGGGTATTTCGGGATGGGGGCAAGGGGCGGGATCGCTTGGGGAGTCGGATATTCAGCGGCATGTGATGGGGAAGGATCCGTTCGATTGCGAAGTGATCTGGAACGCGCTGAACAATTCGGGGAGTTTGAGGAATGTGGGCGCGACCAGCGGCGTGGATATTGCGTTGTGGGATATTATGGGCAAGGCGCTTGATGTGCCGATTTATCGCCTTTTGGGGGGTGCATTTCGGGACCGTATCCCGTGCTATGCCAGCGGGTTGTTCAGGAAGGACAGGCCGGATAATACACAGGCTTTGATGGATGAGGCCAGGGGATATGTAGATCGAGGTTTTCCCGCGATGAAGATGAAGGTTGGATTGGGGAAGGCTTACGATGAGCAGAATGTGGCTGCTGTGCGGAGAGCGATTGGCGATGATATTCTTTTGTGCGTGGATGCAAATTTGGCTTATGATGTGGGTACGGCGATTGAGGTGGGGCGCAGGATGGAGGCTTACGATCTGTTCTGGTATGAAGAACCGACTTCGAGGGATGATGTGGCCGGATATGTAGAAATTAAAAGAGCGCTCGGGATGCGGATTGCGGGATGCGAGGGTTCGCAGGGTCGCTGGGCATTTCGGGAGTTTATCCAGCGGCGGGCGGTGGATATTGTGCAGCCGGATATTGCGATTGTCGGCGGGTTTACAGAGGCGAGAAAGGTTGTGGCAATGGCCAGTGCCAATTATATTCCGGTTGTGCCGCATATGTGGGGGGCAGTCGTTGGCCTTGCCGCTACCCTGCACTGGCAGGCGTCGATGCCAGATGCGTTCGATACGATGAATCCAGTTCCTTCTTTTTTTGAGTGTGATATGACAGAAAATGGGCTTCGAACAGCGTTGTCCAAAGAGCCTATTTTGCCCGTGGATGGTTTTCTCGCGGTTCCCCAGGGTCCCGGGCTGGGGATTGAGATTGACCGGGATGTTCTTGAAAAATATTCGGTTTGACGCGACGTCTTTTTCTAAGGAGCGATGCGATGGACGAGATACTGAGATGTTTTGATGAGAACGGGTATGCCGTGGTGGAGGGGGCGCTTTCACCCGAGGAGGTGGCGGCGATTAACGATGGGATTGACGCCGATGTGGCCGCGAACCCGAAGGAATGGGAGCCTGGACCGCGTCCGGGGCACGTAGCAGTAGGCTGCAGGGCGCCGGAGTTAATGCACAGGACAGAGGCGCTGGATGGCCTGGTTCACCATCCGTCGGTTGCGCCACTGGTGCATCGCATTCTCGGAGCGGGTGTTCAGTTTAGCAGTCTGAGTTTTTTGCGGCGCGAGGTGTGTGCCGCCGATCCGCCAGAGGATATTGACGGCGGCGATCCGCTCTGTCTCTCGCGGCAGTGGCACCGGGAATACAACGGTATTGTGGAGGGTGCTGATAAGAATGCGTTTTTTGCCCCGGCGATACAGGTGATTTACTATCTGGACGATGTGGATGCCGGGTCCCACTGTACGAGTCTTATTCCAGAGAGTGCCGAGACCAAGCGTCAATTGCCCAAGACGCGGGATGGCAAAAGCGGATGGGGCGAGGGTGCTTTGCGGATTGCCGATAGTGAGACGGCGTATGTGGATCCGGATAAGCCGATCTGGACAGATTCTTTTGGTCGCACAAATCCCCGACGGATCGGTCGGGTCGATGTTCACGCGCCAGCAGGGTCTGCTGTGATGTTCAATATTGCCAGTTATCACTGCGGGACTGTCCGGCAGACGCAGCGGATTCGGCGCACGGCGCATTTGATGTATCGGCAGCCAGATCCGATATTCTCGCGGCACGCACTGGGTCCCGATTGGGAGAGTGTGGCGGCGTTTAGAGCCGCACTGCCAAAGCGACCAGCGATTGGATGAAGTGAATAGAGGCTAATTGTTATGTGTGTTGTAGGGGACGGTCCCCGTGCCCCCGTATAGAGTCACTACGGGGCAGGCTCCCGTCTGTCATCGCGGCATGATGTTGAGCCGCGATCCAGGAGGTTTTTGCCGACTGCTAACCGCTAATTGGCATTTAGAAATAAGATCCGAAAAGAGACGCGGAGCCTGAAGGCTTTATAGCTGTGAGACTTTGTTTGCTCTGAGGTTTGATGCTCAATGGTCTGGTGCTTTGCCGGACGTTATGAGCGTCACCCCTCAAGAGGATGGCTTTTACAGATGCCACAGTCTGGGCTATGCTCCGTC is from Gemmatimonadota bacterium and encodes:
- a CDS encoding phytanoyl-CoA dioxygenase family protein translates to MDEILRCFDENGYAVVEGALSPEEVAAINDGIDADVAANPKEWEPGPRPGHVAVGCRAPELMHRTEALDGLVHHPSVAPLVHRILGAGVQFSSLSFLRREVCAADPPEDIDGGDPLCLSRQWHREYNGIVEGADKNAFFAPAIQVIYYLDDVDAGSHCTSLIPESAETKRQLPKTRDGKSGWGEGALRIADSETAYVDPDKPIWTDSFGRTNPRRIGRVDVHAPAGSAVMFNIASYHCGTVRQTQRIRRTAHLMYRQPDPIFSRHALGPDWESVAAFRAALPKRPAIG
- a CDS encoding mandelate racemase/muconate lactonizing enzyme family protein, with amino-acid sequence MFKTYSIYTLTGISGWGQGAGSLGESDIQRHVMGKDPFDCEVIWNALNNSGSLRNVGATSGVDIALWDIMGKALDVPIYRLLGGAFRDRIPCYASGLFRKDRPDNTQALMDEARGYVDRGFPAMKMKVGLGKAYDEQNVAAVRRAIGDDILLCVDANLAYDVGTAIEVGRRMEAYDLFWYEEPTSRDDVAGYVEIKRALGMRIAGCEGSQGRWAFREFIQRRAVDIVQPDIAIVGGFTEARKVVAMASANYIPVVPHMWGAVVGLAATLHWQASMPDAFDTMNPVPSFFECDMTENGLRTALSKEPILPVDGFLAVPQGPGLGIEIDRDVLEKYSV